In Clupea harengus chromosome 25, Ch_v2.0.2, whole genome shotgun sequence, one genomic interval encodes:
- the LOC105891361 gene encoding LOW QUALITY PROTEIN: zinc finger protein SNAI2 (The sequence of the model RefSeq protein was modified relative to this genomic sequence to represent the inferred CDS: inserted 1 base in 1 codon; deleted 6 bases in 4 codons; substituted 1 base at 1 genomic stop codon): MPRSFLVKKHFNSSKKPNYSELEGPTVFISPCLYKSHPLPLIAQPEILSSVAYNPITVWTTSNLPLSPLPSDMSPVSGYPSSLSDTSSKDHSGSESPRSDDDDRMLTKLTDPHGVEAEKFQCSLCSKSYSTYSGVEWKHKHCTCDAQTMEISFRLXKYCREEYVSLGALKMHIRTHTLPCVCKICGKAFSRTVVCMGHIRTHTGEKPFSCPHCSRAFADRSNLRXHLQTHSDVKKYQAKTVPKPFSRMSLLHKHEESGCCVAH; the protein is encoded by the exons ATGCCACGCTCATTCCTTGTAAAGAAACACTTCAACTCATCTAAGAAGCCGAACTACAGTGAGCTTGAAGGTCcaacag TATTTATTTCACCATGCCTTTACAAAAGTCATCCATTGCCGCTCATCGCTCAACCGGAGATTCTAAGTTCGGTGGCATATAACCCTATCACAGTATGGACTACGAGCAACTTGCCACTTTCCCCGCTCCCAAGTGACATGTCGCCTGTGTCGGGATACCCATCCTCGCTCTCAGACACGTCCTCCAAGGACCACAGCGGTTCGGAGAGCCCCAGAAGCGATGACGACGATCGCATGCTCACTAAACTCACGGACCCTCACGGGGTGGAGGCTGAGAagtttcagtgcagtttgtgtAGCAAGTCCTACTCCACTTATTCCGGAGTTGAATGGAAGCACAAACACTGCACCTGCGACGCTCAAACGATGGAA ATCTCTTTTAGGCTGTGAAAATATTGCCGAGAGGAGTACGTCAGTCTTGGAGCTTTAAAGATG CACATCAGAACTCACACGCTGCCTTGTGTCTGCAAGATATGTGGCAAAGCTTTCTCCAGAACCGTGGTT TGCATGGGGCATATTCGAACACATACTG GCGAGAAGCCCTTTTCCTGCCCACACTGTAGCAGGGCCTTCGCCGACAGATCCAACCTCA CTCACCTCCAGACCCATTCGGATGTGAAAAAATACCAG GCAAAAACTGTTCCAAAACCATTCTCCAGAATGTCTCTTCTACACAAGCATGAGGAATCTGGTTGTTGTGTAGCACACTGA